The Roseibium sp. Sym1 nucleotide sequence TTGCCATGGGCGGAGTTCGTGTATTCGGCCAGCAGCTCTGAACTGATTTCCCTGAGGGGGAGCGTCGACAGTTCTTCCGCGACTTCCGACGTCATGCAGACGGGACAGCTGCAATGTATGATCGTGCCGGTCAGCCGGTAGGGTTCAAACAGGCTGTAGCCCGCGTCGACCGCCCTCTGAAGGCGTGTCGTGATCACTGGTGTCATGCAATCCCAGAACATGGCCGCCCCCTTTGCTCAGTCGCGGACCGAACCTTGTTGCGGACTGTAACCCGGAGCCGGGACCCGGGCCATAATAACCTTCTCGGACCCTACTTGATCAGGGCTTCGCAGTTGGTCTTGACGGCTTCGATGTTTCCGCTTTCGTCCTGTACCTCGATCCGCAGGATCTTGCCGTCCGCGCTGGTGAGGATGGCCAGGTTGCAGATGCCGCTGGTGGGCTTGGGGACCTTGGAAGGTGTCGTGCGGGCGGACGACCAGTAGTAGACGAGTTCCTTCGGATCCGTCTGCTTGACGATCCGGCCCGTTGAATCGGTCTTCATCTTCTGCTTGAGGCCGATCACCTGGTCGGGCGGTCCGTAGGCCTCAAAAAACGCCGCGGAACTCTGGCCGACATACTGGCTTTCAAGCTTGGGATTCTTGCTGGACGACTGGCAGGCGGAAAGGATCACGGCGAGAACAAGCGCGCCCGAAACCTGACTGGCCACGGTGCTCGGTCTGGACGTCCGTTGCATGTGCATGGCGGCAGCCTTGCCATTCCTCCTGGAGATCAGGAAATCGTCAATTCCAGCGCCGGGTGCAGACGCTGCAGGTTGCGGAGCGACTTGGACTGCCAGGGGATCGACTTGGAGCCCAGAACCCTGACACCGACATCCGGCTGTTTCCTGATTTCGATCGTGAACTTCGCGAGCAGGTTGATACCGGAACTGTTCAGGAATTCCAGCCCGGTCAGGTCCAGCGTGATGACTTCCGGCTTCGCTTCGAGAACGGCGTGCATGATTTCCAGGATAGGAGCATAGGCGTCCGTGCCGGAAAGCCGCATCGTACCCTCGTAGTGGATGGCGGATCCTTCAGTCCAAACGCGGTAATCGTTCGTGCTGATTTCCATTTTGGTCTCTTCCTTCGGAATATTTCGGCGATCAGGCAAGTCGCAAAGAAGCATAGGTTGTGAGCTCAACGCCTTCACTTACACGCTCAGACGCGAAAGACCAGCCCATTTTGGCTCCGTAATCACTCATCAGTGTAAGCAGACCCAGCCCCGACCCGGAGGATTCCGGGTTAAGTGCATTTTCTTCAATGCGTTCCAACAACAGCTCCCCCGGCTCGCGTTCGAGCAAACCTGCAAGATGAGTCTGAAATTTTGTTGCGGTCTCCGGATCAACGCAATTGACGATCTGGATTTCGAACAGGTCCTCTTCAAGACTGCTGCGGATCTCTATGTCGCCGCCATGGCGGAACTTGACGGCATTTTCCAGGATCTCGTTGATCATGTAGCTGATGCTGTGGCGTGCATCGACAGCATCTATGCCTCGGCCACACGAACGGCTGAAATATTCGCCCAAAAAATCTGATGTGACACCGCAATGGTGCCAGCTCAATTCAAGGGGCTCGGCCCTCAAAGTGAGACAAAACCGCGTTGCATTGCCACCGTTCGATACGACGGCCTGTCCAAAATCCTCGACCATGCCTTACCTATGCTTCAGGACAACGAGCGTGATGTCATCAAATACCTTGTAGTTGCCAATATGCGACTTGACATCAGTTATGACCGCTTCGGCAATACCCTTTGCCGATTTTTCGCGGTTGTCATGTGCGCTTTGGCTGAGCCGGTCGAGGCCGAACATTTCGCCCTTCTCGTTCTCCGCCTCGGTGATGCCGTCGGTATGCAGGATCAGGACATCCTCCGGCCCGAAGGCCAGATCGAGGGTCGCCACAAAGGGCAGGATATCCGCTTCGAGGCCGACCGGGAAACCGAGATCGATCGTGTCGATCCGCTCGGTGTCGCCATTGGCGCGGATGATCAGCACCTCCTCGTGCTGGCCGGACAGGGTCACCTTGCCGTTCTCGTAATCGACAAAGGCAAGGGTCAGATGCTTGTCCGAATTCGTCCGCGTGATGTTCTTGTAGACGGCCCGGTTGAGCACGTCGAGGAAGGCGACGGGGTCCCTGTCGCCCTGTTCCTGGAGGGCACGGGCGACCGACTGCACCATCAGCATCAAGACGCCGCTTTCCAGCCCGTGACCGGTGACGTCGCCGATGCCGACCTTGATGTGGTCGCCGTCGAACAGGACGTCATAGTAGTCGCCGCCAACCTCGTCGGCCGGCTCCATGAAGGCGGCGATTTCGATCTGCGGGATGACTTCCAGTTCGCTGCGCCGCGGCAGGACCATCTCCTGGATCCGCTTGGCAACGTCCAGCTCCGCACCGAGCCGGAGGTTTTCCGATTTCAGGCGCTCGTTGAGCGCGACGATCTCGCTGTTGGCAGTCTCCAGCTTCCGGGTACGCTCCTCGACGAGATTTTCGAGATTTTCCGTGTGGTAGCTGATTTCCTCGGCCATGTTGTTGAAGGCAAGGCCCACCGCCGCCACCTCGTCCCGGGTCGGGATGGCAACGCGCACGGAGTAGTCCTTGTTCTGCAGCGCCCTGGCCGCACCGGCCAGTTCGGACAGGCCCTTCGTGATGCGACCGGAAATGGCGTAGACAGCCAGCGTCACCACCAGCAGGCTGAACAGCAACGCGGTGATCTGCCAGGACACGATCCGCTGCGTCGCGTCGGAGAGCTCCTGGCGCACTTCGTCAAGCGGCGCGTAGATCTCGTCGGTGGCGACCATGAACCCGAGGGTGAGGTTTTCCGCGACGATCTTCTCGCCGTCCCACAGGTTGATCGGAGCCAGTTCCTTCAGGACGACCAGATAGCCTTCGCGGGCCTCGGCCCCGCCATGCTGTTCCACGCCGAGATGGATGGTTTCGAGCACCGTGCCGGTGTCATGCGGCAGCGCCATGTTGGCGACTTCCGGATATTCACTCTGGGACAGGTAACGGTTGATGCCGGTCACGCCCTGGCCTTCACCGCCGACGGACACCAGTCCAAGGGTCTTGGCGCCGGCCTCGCTGACGGCAAGGATGTTGCCGGATGAGGAACTCAGGAATCCGAAGCCGGTCTCGGCGATCTTCACGTTCTCGACCAGGCTGGACAACTGGTCGAGCGTGATGTCGACCGCGGTCATGCCGGCGACGTCCGTGCGCTCCGCGTTCCAGAGCGGGAAGAAAAAACTGACGATCTTGGCACCGGTGATGGCGTCGATATAGGGAGCCGTGCCGACTATGTCGCGGGGTACCGGCCGGTTGGCCGGGTCGGCAAGCCAGTCCTGCCAGCCTTCATAGACGCCGGGAAAGAAGAAATCCCAGAAATTGGCTTCGTTGTGTCCCGGGTAGAGCTTGTCGAAGGTCTGCGCCTGCTCCGTATAGGGCGTGGTGCGCATGATCGGCTTGTCCTTGGGGCCGACATAATAGAGTTGCAGCTTCGGCGACCCCGTCTTCATCATGCCCGGCGCGATCAGGTTGAAGGCGGAGCTGTCGGCGATCTCCTCGGCGACTTCGGGAAGTGGATTGCCTTCGTCGTCAAGCAGATAACCCCAGACGCTGACAACCGACTCTCCGGGAGAATTCTGCGCCCAGCCGGCCTCCTTGTTGTAGACCAGCTTGTCGCCAAGCACCGGATCGCCTTCCACGGCAAGGCCGATCTCGGCTCCGGTGTCGTGATTGTCGATCAGGGTCTGCATCGAGGCGCCCAGCGCTTCGACTTCGGAAAACACCTGGTCAAGCAGCAGTTCGGTGCGCAGGCCCGTGGTGTCGATATATGTCCGCAGGTATTCCTCGGTGGCGTCGGTCAGACCCGTTTCCACCTTTTCCGTGGCATCCTTCGACAGGCGCTGCACGTTCCAGATGGCGACCCCGCCGGCCAGCATCAGATCGAACAGGACCGCGGCGCTCACCACCGCGATGAATTTCGCCCGGAAGCTGTGCCGGGAAAACCGGCCAATCGCTTCCGGCTCCTGATTTTCCGGGGTCTCCTGGGTCACGTGTGTCACACTCATTTCGGTTTCCGTCCAGAGGCCACCCAAATCGGCCAGCCCGCATAGCCCTTGGGATGCAGCGCGGCAAAAATGTGATCCTGGAAGCCCTGCCGGAACTCGCGGATCTGCTCCTCGCTGTCGCCACGGTCCACGGCCATCTGTCCCGCATAGACATCTTCCCAGGACTGGATGATGTCGGCAAAGTCCTGCGGATTGCCGTCAAGATTGGTCACCATGAAGGATTCCATCCTGATGTCCTCGAAGCCCGCATCCATCAGGTAGCGCCGGCTCTTGGGACCCAGCTCGATATCCATGTTGAAATGCGCCCACAGGCGCGCCAGTTCCGAATAGGTGCGCTGGATCGATTCGGACCGCGGTTCACCCAGGCAATGGGAATTCTTCTCATTGGTGATGTAGACCCGGCCGCCCGGCTTGCAGATCCGCAGCAGTTCCTTGAGGATCAGTTCGGGCCGGTCGAACACCTGCAGGGAATGGCGGCAGGTGACAAAATCGAACTGGTTGCTTTCAAGCAGCATGTCCGAGGCGTCGCCGAAGACGTAGTCGATGCCGCGTACGCCAAAATCGCCGGCCACCTTGCGCGCGTAGTCCAGGCTGGACCGGCTGTGATCGAGCGCAACGATCCGGTCAGGCTTGTATTCCTTCTGCATGAGAACGGCGAAATCGCCGATCCCGCAGCAGATGTCGGCAACCTGCATGCCGGGTTCCAGACCATGCCGTCCCAGCAGGTCACGCTCATGGTGCCAGGTCAGCTTGGTCTGCGTGCGCAGGATCGGAATGAAACCGCCCTCTTCCAGGAATGTCTGGCCCGGATAGAATTCATTGTCGTATTCACTGACCGTGATCTTGTCCGACATGGTCTCCAGGACCGCGAATTTCCGGGTCGCCCAACCGACCACGCTGGACGTCGTGACATGCACCTTCAGGTCGCTGCGCTTTCGCACCATGTCCAGGATCTTGCAGCCGAGCGCATGGAACGCGACGTTGTTCATGCGTACCAGCCGCCGGACATTCACATAGAACAGCCCGTTCACGCCCGAGACGGATTGTTCAAGCGCCGCGATGCAGTGGTTCAGTTCGTCCGCACGTTGCGGACGCAGGCTGCCGTGCAGGGAGAACTCCTGATCATTCTCGTTGTAGGTCCACTGGAACGCCTGCGTCATATTCTCTGCGATCATTCTTTTTCGTCCTCGAGCGCAAGGTCCGCAATCAGACGCATCCGTCCGTCTTCACATCTGTCAATGGCAAGCCTGGCACCGTAATCGACGCTCAACTCCAGGAGGCCGAGGCTTGCACCAGGCTCCTCGTCCGCAAACAGGGCTTCCAGGTAAAGGGCTTCGGCATCGTCGCCTCCGGCTTTCCCGATCACGTCCCTGTAGACATCATAGGTCGCCTCGTCCGCCGGGAAGGTCAGGATGACCCTGTCCAGGTTGCCCCGGCGCTGAACCGCACATTCCATCTTTCCGCTGTCACCATGCGTCCGGTAGACGGCTTCCAGCAACTCGTTGAGCGCAGAGGAATACAGGTTCGAAAAAAGCAGGGAGTCGAGCCGGTTGTGGCTCACCATGCGGGCGATATAGCCGGACATGAGATCGCAATGCGTCCAATCCGAGCAGAAATCCTTGATATCCAGGTCGAGGTGAATCATCTGCGGCAATTCGGAATTTTGTGACAAGCCTTCAGAAGGTGCCTGCATTGTTATTCCCCCGTTGGCGTAATCCATCGCACCTTGGTCACGGTACGGTACAGTTATACAAAGAATACGGAAATTACGGCCGATATCACGCGTGTCATAGATAATTCGTGTATTTAACAATACGGTGTCGCTCATTAACAAGGATATATCAACAGCGATTGCCCCATTGTTTTCTGCCTGATTAATATGGAACCAAAGTCTTGATCTAAGGTTTCCGCCCCGTCTCCCTGACGGCATCGTAGGTATATCATGACCCCTAGCAACAAATTCGGTGCCGAGGCCGCCGCTTCGAACCCCGCGGACGAGCTTGCCCTGCTGCGCAAGGAACTTGAGGAATTGCGCGCCGAACACGACGATCTCAAGCTGCTTTACGAAGCCACCATCGAGCATGGCGAAGCCGTGGAAGACCAGCTGGCCGAATACAACATCCTGCTGACCAAAACCCAGGAACGGCTCGAATCGGAACTTCGCGACGCGGGCAACTATGTCTATTCGATCCTGCCCGAAAAAAGGCCGGTGTCCCCGCATGCCGACTGGCTGCTGGTGCCGTCGACCGAACTCGGCGGTGATTCGTTCGGCTATCACGATCTGGATGACGACCATTTCGCGATCTACCTGATCGACGTGTGCGGCCACGGGGTGGGGGCCGCGCTGCTGTCGGTCGCCATCATCAACGTGCTGCGGGCCAATGCGCTGGTCGGCACGGATTTTCGCAATCCATCGGACGTCCTGGCAAAACTCAACAACGCCTTTCCGATGGAACGGCAGAACAACATGTTCTTCACGATCTGGTACGGCGTCTACCAGCGCTCGAGCGGGCTCATGTCCTACGCCTCCGGCGGCCATCCCGCCGCCATCCACCTGAGGCCGGCCTCCGGCACATTTGACGTGACCGGCCTGGGCACACCGGACGGCATGGTGATCGGCGCCATGCCGGACATGGCCTTCGACGGCGGCTCGTTCCGGATGCTGCCGGGGGACAAGCTGCTGGTGATCA carries:
- a CDS encoding slr1659 superfamily regulator; this encodes MEISTNDYRVWTEGSAIHYEGTMRLSGTDAYAPILEIMHAVLEAKPEVITLDLTGLEFLNSSGINLLAKFTIEIRKQPDVGVRVLGSKSIPWQSKSLRNLQRLHPALELTIS
- a CDS encoding slr1658 superfamily regulator, which produces MVEDFGQAVVSNGGNATRFCLTLRAEPLELSWHHCGVTSDFLGEYFSRSCGRGIDAVDARHSISYMINEILENAVKFRHGGDIEIRSSLEEDLFEIQIVNCVDPETATKFQTHLAGLLEREPGELLLERIEENALNPESSGSGLGLLTLMSDYGAKMGWSFASERVSEGVELTTYASLRLA
- a CDS encoding SpoIIE family protein phosphatase, with the protein product MSVTHVTQETPENQEPEAIGRFSRHSFRAKFIAVVSAAVLFDLMLAGGVAIWNVQRLSKDATEKVETGLTDATEEYLRTYIDTTGLRTELLLDQVFSEVEALGASMQTLIDNHDTGAEIGLAVEGDPVLGDKLVYNKEAGWAQNSPGESVVSVWGYLLDDEGNPLPEVAEEIADSSAFNLIAPGMMKTGSPKLQLYYVGPKDKPIMRTTPYTEQAQTFDKLYPGHNEANFWDFFFPGVYEGWQDWLADPANRPVPRDIVGTAPYIDAITGAKIVSFFFPLWNAERTDVAGMTAVDITLDQLSSLVENVKIAETGFGFLSSSSGNILAVSEAGAKTLGLVSVGGEGQGVTGINRYLSQSEYPEVANMALPHDTGTVLETIHLGVEQHGGAEAREGYLVVLKELAPINLWDGEKIVAENLTLGFMVATDEIYAPLDEVRQELSDATQRIVSWQITALLFSLLVVTLAVYAISGRITKGLSELAGAARALQNKDYSVRVAIPTRDEVAAVGLAFNNMAEEISYHTENLENLVEERTRKLETANSEIVALNERLKSENLRLGAELDVAKRIQEMVLPRRSELEVIPQIEIAAFMEPADEVGGDYYDVLFDGDHIKVGIGDVTGHGLESGVLMLMVQSVARALQEQGDRDPVAFLDVLNRAVYKNITRTNSDKHLTLAFVDYENGKVTLSGQHEEVLIIRANGDTERIDTIDLGFPVGLEADILPFVATLDLAFGPEDVLILHTDGITEAENEKGEMFGLDRLSQSAHDNREKSAKGIAEAVITDVKSHIGNYKVFDDITLVVLKHR
- a CDS encoding class I SAM-dependent methyltransferase, with the translated sequence MIAENMTQAFQWTYNENDQEFSLHGSLRPQRADELNHCIAALEQSVSGVNGLFYVNVRRLVRMNNVAFHALGCKILDMVRKRSDLKVHVTTSSVVGWATRKFAVLETMSDKITVSEYDNEFYPGQTFLEEGGFIPILRTQTKLTWHHERDLLGRHGLEPGMQVADICCGIGDFAVLMQKEYKPDRIVALDHSRSSLDYARKVAGDFGVRGIDYVFGDASDMLLESNQFDFVTCRHSLQVFDRPELILKELLRICKPGGRVYITNEKNSHCLGEPRSESIQRTYSELARLWAHFNMDIELGPKSRRYLMDAGFEDIRMESFMVTNLDGNPQDFADIIQSWEDVYAGQMAVDRGDSEEQIREFRQGFQDHIFAALHPKGYAGWPIWVASGRKPK
- a CDS encoding ubiquinone biosynthesis methyltransferase UbiE; this encodes MIHLDLDIKDFCSDWTHCDLMSGYIARMVSHNRLDSLLFSNLYSSALNELLEAVYRTHGDSGKMECAVQRRGNLDRVILTFPADEATYDVYRDVIGKAGGDDAEALYLEALFADEEPGASLGLLELSVDYGARLAIDRCEDGRMRLIADLALEDEKE
- a CDS encoding PP2C family protein-serine/threonine phosphatase, yielding MTPSNKFGAEAAASNPADELALLRKELEELRAEHDDLKLLYEATIEHGEAVEDQLAEYNILLTKTQERLESELRDAGNYVYSILPEKRPVSPHADWLLVPSTELGGDSFGYHDLDDDHFAIYLIDVCGHGVGAALLSVAIINVLRANALVGTDFRNPSDVLAKLNNAFPMERQNNMFFTIWYGVYQRSSGLMSYASGGHPAAIHLRPASGTFDVTGLGTPDGMVIGAMPDMAFDGGSFRMLPGDKLLVISDGTYEIEDETGTTLTWAQLADKIRTTDAPVSRSIYDWLAEFNDKAPLPDDFSMMEFSF